One part of the Streptomyces sp. AM 2-1-1 genome encodes these proteins:
- a CDS encoding 5-dehydro-4-deoxyglucarate dehydratase, whose protein sequence is MTSAPLAARLTEVAGPLFFPVTAYGPDGDVDLVAFRRHVRTGIDAGAAAVFACCGTGEFHALTPAEFGRVVAAAVEETAGAVPVVAGAGYGTALAVEYARIAEEAGADGLLAMPPYLVVADQRGLLAHYTALAAATGLETIVYQRDNAVFTPETVVALARTPGIIGLKDGVGDLDLMQRIVSAVRTAQPGSDFLYFNGLPTAELTGLAYRGIGITLYSSAVFAFAPDIALAFYRALASGDDALADALLDRFYRPLVELRAKGRGYAVSLVKAAVRLQGLDVGEVRTPLTEPPAAHVEELARIIDDGRALLAERAAGGGE, encoded by the coding sequence GTGACCTCAGCCCCCCTCGCCGCCCGGCTCACCGAAGTCGCCGGGCCGCTCTTCTTCCCCGTCACCGCGTACGGCCCGGACGGCGACGTGGACCTCGTCGCGTTCCGCCGGCACGTCCGGACCGGCATCGACGCCGGTGCCGCCGCGGTCTTCGCCTGCTGCGGCACCGGCGAGTTCCACGCACTGACGCCCGCCGAATTCGGACGGGTCGTCGCGGCCGCGGTCGAGGAGACCGCCGGAGCGGTGCCGGTCGTCGCCGGGGCCGGTTACGGCACGGCGCTCGCGGTGGAGTACGCCCGGATCGCCGAGGAGGCGGGTGCGGACGGGCTCCTCGCCATGCCCCCGTACCTCGTCGTCGCCGACCAGCGGGGACTGCTGGCCCACTACACCGCGCTCGCCGCGGCGACCGGCCTGGAGACGATCGTCTACCAGCGCGACAACGCCGTCTTCACTCCCGAGACCGTCGTCGCCCTGGCGCGGACGCCCGGCATCATCGGCCTCAAGGACGGCGTCGGCGACCTCGACCTGATGCAGCGCATCGTCAGCGCCGTCCGCACCGCGCAGCCCGGCAGCGACTTCCTCTACTTCAACGGACTGCCCACCGCCGAACTCACCGGGCTCGCCTACCGGGGCATCGGCATCACGCTCTACTCCTCCGCCGTCTTCGCCTTCGCCCCCGACATCGCGCTCGCCTTCTACCGGGCGCTCGCATCGGGGGACGACGCGCTGGCCGACGCCCTGCTGGACCGCTTCTACCGACCGCTGGTCGAACTGCGCGCCAAGGGCCGCGGTTACGCCGTCTCCCTGGTCAAGGCCGCCGTACGGCTCCAGGGGCTCGACGTCGGCGAGGTCCGCACCCCGCTCACCGAGCCGCCCGCCGCGCACGTCGAGGAGCTGGCGCGGATCATCGACGACGGCCGGGCCCTGCTGGCCGAGCGCGCCGCGGGGGGTGGGGAGTGA